TCACCACTCGATGCGCTCCAGGACCAGCCGGCCAGCTTCGCGGACGAACGGGTCTCGCTCGGTTTGCACCCGTTCGCACACGCGATCCATCGCGTCAGTCACCTCGTCCGGGGCATGGCGCGCCAGGTACTCTCGGAGCGCCTCACTGAACACCTCGCTGCGAGACCTTCCCGCGCGCCGGGCGAGCCGCTCGACTCGTGCGAACACTTCGTCAGGAATGGAAACCGCCGTTTTCATACTCTGAATATAACCAAAGCCGCCCATCGCCTCAATAGATCACCGAGACCGATACACGCCGCCATCGCCTTGCCCGTTCGCGTGAGGGCGGAGCCGGGACGACCGAGCACTTCCGCTACGACGCACATGACATCTAATCCCCAACACGAGTGGCCGCCGAGACCAGCTCGTCGTAGCACCGTTCGTAGCGCTTCACAATCGTGTTGAGGTCGAAATGCTCTTTGATGCGTTGGCGAGCCGCTTCACCCAAGCGACGACGGCCGTCAGGTCCCATGTCAATCAATTCCGCCCACGCGTTCGCCAAGGCTTCTGGATTTCGAGGAGGCACGACTTTCCCAGTGTCTCCAACGAGCAAGGCCGAATCCCCGACATCCGTCACGACGCACGGGATCCCGCAGGCCATGGCTTCGCCGACCACGTTGGGGAACCCCTCACCGTAGGCCGACGATAAGGTCGCGAGGTCCAAGGCTGCCAGAATCGCCGGCACATCATTCCGCTCTCCCAGTAAATGCACATGGTCGGCAACATCCAAGCTTTCGATCATCCGGTTGAGTTCCTTGTTGCTA
This genomic stretch from Nitrospirota bacterium harbors:
- a CDS encoding ribbon-helix-helix protein, CopG family, with product MKTAVSIPDEVFARVERLARRAGRSRSEVFSEALREYLARHAPDEVTDAMDRVCERVQTERDPFVREAGRLVLERIEW